The sequence below is a genomic window from Actinomycetes bacterium.
GGGGGCGAGGAAGGCCAGGTAGACGGCGAGGTTGGCCGGCGACCCGGAGTAGGGCTGCACGTTGGCGTGCTCGACGCCGAAGAGCGCCTTGGCACGCTCCACGGCCAGCGTCTCGACCTGGTCGATGACCTGCTGGCCCTCGTAGTACCGCTTGCCGGCGTAGCCCTCGCTGTACTTGTTCGTCAGCATCGTGCCGGTGGCCTCGAGCACGGCACGCGAGACGTAGTTCTCCGACGCGATCAGCCGCACCGAGTCCCGCTGGCGGGCCTCCTCGGCGGCGACGAGGTCGGCGACCTCGGGGTCGGCGGTGCGCAGGTCCGGATCGCTGCTCATCGGAGGTCTCCTCGTCGCGCGTCGTAGCGGGCGAGCACGAGCCTAGCCACCTCGGGGGCGTCGCCCAGGACGGCACTCGTGACGTCGCCGCCCGCGGCCGCCACCTGGTCCGCGAAGAGCCCCGGGAAGAGCAGGTACGGCGCCACGGCGACCCGCTCAGCGCCCCTCGCGCGGAGCCCGGCGACCGCCTCCTCGACGGTCGGCCCCGCGCCGCTGGCGAAGGCCGCTTCGGCTGCCCACCAGCCCCGCCCGGCCCACTCCCGCGCCAGCGTGCGTACGCCGCCCACCGCGTCGGGGTCGGTGGACCCGGCGGCCGCCAGGACCACCGCGGTGGACGGGTCGCCGGCCACCACGTCGACCTCGGCCAGCCGCCGCTCGAGGGCGGCCAGCAGCAAGGGGTCCGGGCCGAGCACGTCGGCCTGCAGCGCCGTGCCGCCGGCCTCCCGGATCGCGGCCGGGATGTCGACGCCCGCGTGGTAGGCCGCCCCGAGCAGCAGCGGCACCACCACCGAGGGCCGGGCCAGCCCCGTCAGGGCGTCGGCCAGCCGCGGCTCGGCGTGGTCGAGGTAGCTCGCGACGACCTCCGGGCCGGGTCGCTGACGGCGTACCTCCGCGAGGAGCGCCTCGGTCACCACGGCGGCGGCGGGGTCCCGGCTGCCGTGGGCCACGGCGACCAGCGGCGGCAGGCCGCTGGTCACGGGCCGGTCACCCGGCGAGGGCGGCGTGCAGGTCGACCACGGAGCCGACCACGACGACCGCCGGCGGCCGCACGCCACGATCGGCGGCCAGCTCGGCGATGGTCGCCAGGGTGCCCACCGTGGTGCGCTGCTCGGGGAGGAACCCGGACTCCACGATCGCCACCGGGGTGCTGGCCGGCTTGCCGTGCCGCACCAGGGCGGCCGTCGCCTCGGCCAGCCCGCTGACGCCCATCAGCAGGACCAGCGTCCCGTCCAGCCGGGCCAGCGACGCCCAGTCGAGCCCCTCGTGGCCCGAGGCGATGGTGACCTGGCGCGAGCGCCCCCGATGGGTGACCGGGATGCCGGCCGCCGCGGGCACCGAGATCGCGCTGGTCACGCCGGGCACCACCTCGACGGTCACACCGGCCGCGATGCAGGCCAGCGCCTCCTCGCCGCCGCGCCCGAGCACGAAGGGGTCGCCGCCCTTCAGGCGCACCACCCGCCGCCCGGCCCGGGCCTGCTCGACCAGGAGCTGGTTGATGCCCTCCTGCGGCACCGGGTGGTGGCCAGCGGTCTTGCCGACGTCGACCACCACGACGTCGTCGTCCAGCCCGTCGAGCAGCGCACGAGGCGCGAGCCGGTCGACCACGACGACGTCGGCCTCGGCCAGCAGCCGCCGGCCGCGCGTCGTGATCAGCCCCGGGTCACCCGGGCCGCCACCGACCAGTGCGACATGCCCGGTGGCGGCCCGGCGGTGATGGCGCAGGGGGAGGTCGCCCGAGTCCAGCGCGACGGCGATCGCCTCGCGCAGCGCCCGGGCGCGGCGCGGGTCGCCGCCGGCGGTGACCGCGACGGTCACCGAGCCGGTGCGGGCGACAGCGGGCGTCCATGCCGCGGACCGCGACGCGTCGTCGGCGCGCACGCACCAGACCCGGTCGGCCTCGGCGTGGGCGGCCACCAGGTCGTCGGTCGCCCGGTCGCCGGTCGCGGTGTGCACCAGCCAGGCGCCTGCGAGGTCGTCGGCCTCGTAGTCGCGCGCCTCCCACTCGACGCGTCCTGCCGCGACCAGGTCGCGCAGCTCCTCGCAGACGTACGGCGCGACGACCACGACGCGGGCGCCGGCGGTCACCAGCCCGGTCGCTCGCCGGCCCGCGACCGGCCCGCCGCCGACGACCAGTGTCCGGCGGCCGGCAACGTCCAGGGTCAACGGGTAGTCAGGTGTGCTCATGACGGTGCCCCGACGTCGGTGGGTGTGTGGATGCCGCACTCGGTCTTGCCGGTGCCGGCCCACCGGCCCGACCGGGCGTCGGACGCGTCGGCGCCGTCGACCGCGTTCGTGCGCCGGGTGCACGGGAAGCAGCCGACGGAGGCGAAGCCGTCGGACAACAGCGGGTTGACCAGCACGCCGTGCCGGGCGACGTAGTCGTCGACGTCGGCCTGCGACCACCGGGCGAGCGGGTTGACCTTGACCTTGCCGTTGCGGCGGTCCCAGTCGACGACCGGCGTGCGCGACCGGGACACCGAGTCGTCGCGGCGCAGGCCGCTGCCCCACGCGTCGTAGCCGGCCAGCGCACCGTCCAGCGGTGCCACCTTGCGCAGGGAGCAGCACCGGTCCGGGTTGCTGGCGAAGAGGTCGCGACCCTCGGTCGCGTCCTGCTCGGCCACCGACTGCTCCGGCTGCACGGTCAC
It includes:
- the cobA gene encoding uroporphyrinogen-III C-methyltransferase; translated protein: MSTPDYPLTLDVAGRRTLVVGGGPVAGRRATGLVTAGARVVVVAPYVCEELRDLVAAGRVEWEARDYEADDLAGAWLVHTATGDRATDDLVAAHAEADRVWCVRADDASRSAAWTPAVARTGSVTVAVTAGGDPRRARALREAIAVALDSGDLPLRHHRRAATGHVALVGGGPGDPGLITTRGRRLLAEADVVVVDRLAPRALLDGLDDDVVVVDVGKTAGHHPVPQEGINQLLVEQARAGRRVVRLKGGDPFVLGRGGEEALACIAAGVTVEVVPGVTSAISVPAAAGIPVTHRGRSRQVTIASGHEGLDWASLARLDGTLVLLMGVSGLAEATAALVRHGKPASTPVAIVESGFLPEQRTTVGTLATIAELAADRGVRPPAVVVVGSVVDLHAALAG
- a CDS encoding phosphoadenylyl-sulfate reductase, whose translation is MTAALLSPMPTYDQLGPNLAANREALARRAAWRLEDASPEVIVRWAVRTFGARFAITSSMADAVLVDVVARVARSTGTRTDVLFLDTGYHFDETLTMRDAVAATYRGLVDVVTVQPEQSVAEQDATEGRDLFASNPDRCCSLRKVAPLDGALAGYDAWGSGLRRDDSVSRSRTPVVDWDRRNGKVKVNPLARWSQADVDDYVARHGVLVNPLLSDGFASVGCFPCTRRTNAVDGADASDARSGRWAGTGKTECGIHTPTDVGAPS
- a CDS encoding CbiX/SirB N-terminal domain-containing protein, yielding MTSGLPPLVAVAHGSRDPAAAVVTEALLAEVRRQRPGPEVVASYLDHAEPRLADALTGLARPSVVVPLLLGAAYHAGVDIPAAIREAGGTALQADVLGPDPLLLAALERRLAEVDVVAGDPSTAVVLAAAGSTDPDAVGGVRTLAREWAGRGWWAAEAAFASGAGPTVEEAVAGLRARGAERVAVAPYLLFPGLFADQVAAAGGDVTSAVLGDAPEVARLVLARYDARRGDLR